Proteins from a single region of Echeneis naucrates chromosome 2, fEcheNa1.1, whole genome shotgun sequence:
- the LOC115057346 gene encoding NLR family CARD domain-containing protein 3-like — MNQCEDREEGAPPSKTTLCGEHESQTKAQSDVCTSNKRSKPDSHVSCVSMKSDQSMGPPKNLKGGQQSAVSSCVSMKSDWSMDRPIIFKGGPQSAVSSRVSMKSEENIVCFVKNELKKIKRSLSPDYPQFMKNEDDEVDEEQRRSREAFLKITVNFLRRMKQEELADCLQIKSCQRKLKSSLKKKFQCVFEGISKAGNPTLLNQIYTELYITEGGTGEVNEEHEVRQIETASRKQDRAETSIRQEDIFKPPPGRDQPIRTVMTKGVAGIGKTVLTQKFTLDWAEDKANQDIEFTFPFTFRELNVLKEKKFSLVELVHLFFTETKEAGMCSFDHFQVVFIFDGLDECRLPLDFHNTEVLNDPTESTSVDVLLTNLIRGKLLPSARLWITTRPAAANQIPPQCVDMVTEVRGFNDPQKEEYFRKRFRHEEQASRIISHIKTSRSLHIMCHIPVFCWITATVLEEVLKTREGGELPKTLTEMYIHFLVVQSKVKKVKYDGGAESDPHWSPETRKMIESLGKVAFEQLQKGNLIFYESDLTECAIDIRAASVYSGVFTQIFKEETGLYQDKVFCFVHLSVQEFLAALHVHLTFNSGVNLMSEEQTTTWRSKLIRTGSKRTRLYQSAVVEALQSPHGHLDLFLRFLLGLSLQTNQTLLRGLVTQTGSSSETNQETVQYIKTKISENLSPEKSINLFHCLNELNDGSLVEEIQQSLRSGHLSTDKLSPAQWSALVFILLSSEKDLDVFDLKKYCASEEALLRLLPVVKASNKVLLSGCNLSDRSCESLSSVLSSQSSSLRDLDLRNNNLQDSGVKLLSAGLRSPKCRLEGLRLSLCNLSDRSCEALSSVLSSQSSSLRDLDLSNNNLQDSGVKQLSVGLKSPHCELETLSLSGCLLSEEGCSSLASALSSNPSHLRELDLSYNHPGDSGVKLLSAGLEDPDWRLDTLRVDHGGPQRLRPGLRKYVCELELDTNTINRNLKLSDNNRKVTCVREYQSYPDHPDRFDIFPQLLCRNGLIGRCYWEVERSGVVYISVSYRGIRRKGGSDDCLFGRNNQSWSLFCSDDGYSVWHNSRETTLSSSSDSDFHRVAVYVDCPAGSLSFYRVSSDSLIHLHTFNTTFTEPLYPGFLILPGSSVSLRKRYSR, encoded by the exons gaggagaacatcgtctgttttgtgaagaacgagctgaagaaaatcaaaaggagtctgagtccagattacccacaattcatgaagaatgaggatgatgaggtggatgaagagcagaggaggagcagagaggcatttctgaagatcacagtgaacttcctgaggaggatgaagcaggaggagctggctgactgtctgcagatca aaaGTTGTCAGcgtaaactcaaatcttccctgaagaagaagttccagtgtgtgtttgaggggatctctaaagcaggaaacccaacccttctgaatcagatctacacagagctctacatcacagagggagggactggagaggtcaatgaggaacatgaggtcagacagattgaaacagcatccaggaaacaggacagagcagaaacaagcatcagacaagaagacatctttaaacccccacctggaagagaccaaccaatcagaacagtgatgacaaagggagtggctggcattgggaaaaccgtcttaacacagaagttcactctggactgggctgaagacaaagccaaccaggacatagagttcacattccccttcaccttcagagagctgaatgtgctgaaagagaagaagttcagcttggtggaacttgttcatctcttcttcactgaaaccaaagaagcaggaatgtgcagctttgatcacttccaggttgtgttcatctttgacggtctggatgagtgtcgacttcctctggacttccacaacactgaggtcctgaatgatcctacagagtccacctcagtggacgtgctgctgacaaacctcatcagggggaaactgcttccctctgctcgcctctggataaccacacgacctgcagcagccaatcagatccctcctcagtgtgttgacatggtgacagaggtcagagggttcaatgacccgcagaaggaggagtacttcaggaagaggttcagacatgaggagcaggccagcaggatcatctcccacatcaagacctcacgaagcctccacatcatgtgccacatcccagtcttctgctggatcactgctacagttctggaggaggtgttgaagaccagagagggaggagagctgcccaagaccctgactgagatgtacatccacttcctggtggttcagtccaaagtgaagaaggtcaagtacgatggaggagctgagtcagatccacactggagtccagagaccaggaagatgattgagtctctgggaaaagtggcttttgagcagctgcagaaaggaaacctgatcttctatgaatcagacctgacagagtgtgccatcgatatcagagcagcatcagtttactcaggagtgttcacacagatcttcaaagaggagacagggctgtaccaggacaaggtcttctgcttcgtccatctgagtgttcaggagtttctggctgctcttcatgtccaccTGACcttcaactctggagtcaatctgatgtcagaagaacaaacaacaacttggagGTCTAAACTAATAAGGACTGGATCTAAAAgaacacgtctctaccagagtgctgtggttgaggccttacagagtccacatggacacctggacttgttcctccggttccttctgggtctttcactgcagaccaaccaaactctcctacgaggcctggtgacacagacaggaagtagctcagagaccaatcaggaaacagtccagtacatcaagacaaagatcagtgagaatctgtctccagagaaaagtatcaacctgtttcactgtctgaatgaactgaatgatggttctctggtggaggagatccaacagtccctgagatcaggacatctctccacagataaactgtctcctgctcaatggtcagctctggtcttcatcttactgtcatcagaaaaagatctggacgtgtttgacctgaagaaatattgtgcttcagaggaggctcttctgaggctgctgccagtggtcaaagcctccaacaaagttct actgagtggctgtaacctctcagacagaagctgtgaatctctgtcctcagtcctcagctcccagtcctctagtctgagagatctggacctgaggaACAACAActtgcaggattcaggagtgaagctgctatCTGCTGGACTGAGGAGTCCAAAGTGCAGACTGGAAGGACTCAG ACTGAGcctctgtaacctctcagacagaagctgtgaagctctgtcctcagtcctcagctcccagtcctctagtctgagagatctggacctgagtaacaacaacctgcaggattcaggagtgaagcagctgtctgttggactgaagagtccacactgtgagctggaaactctcag tctgtcaggatgtctgctctcagaggaaggctgttcttctctggcctcagctctcagctccaacccctcccatctgagagaactggacctgagctacaatcatccaggagactcaggagtgaagcttctgtctgctggactggaggatccagactggagactggacactctcag ggtggaccatggtggaccacagagactgagacctggtctgaggaagt atgtctgtgaactggaattggacacaaacacaatcaacagaaacctcaaactgtctgacaacaacaggaaggtgacatgtgtgagagagtatcagtcatatcctgaccatccagacagatttgacatctttcctcagctgctgtgtagaaatggtctgattggtcgctgttactgggaggttgaGAGGAGTGGAGtggtttatatctcagtgagctacagaggaatcagaaggaaaggaggcagtgatgactgtttgtttggaagaaataatcagtcctggagtctgttctgctctgatgatggttactctgtctggcacaacagcagagaaacaaccctctcctcctcctctgactctgactttcacagagtagcagtgtatgtggactgtcctgctggctctctgtccttctacagagtctcctctgactcactgatccacctccacaccttcaacaccacattcactgaacctctctatcctGGTTTCTTGATCTTACCTGGTTCTTCAGTCTCTCTGAGGAAGAGATACTCTAGATAg